In Rhodamnia argentea isolate NSW1041297 chromosome 5, ASM2092103v1, whole genome shotgun sequence, the DNA window aagcttggagCAAAAATGCAATTGGACCAAACGTTAGGGATTTGTTGGGAAATTCGGGCTAAACTTTACTAAAAACTAACTAAATGACTATGCAGCCTATGTGGCATGTGCCATGTCCTCAAATACATATGGAGTGTGTGACGCCCCGACCCGACCCTCGTACCCGTGATAGGAGGCGAAAGCCCCTTTAGGGCTCTCGGTCTCTTGAATTCCTCCAAAAACACTACGGCTTTACGCCATTTATAAATCGAGACCGTATAAGGATCGTAAAATCGCGACGCTGCGGGGGAGGACATGTGGTGTCCCGTGTACACCGTCCTCAAAATCGACCCTTAATTGTTTTCACTCTTATCAATGATTCGCATGCGGAAACGATTTCATTTTAAGCTTTCGATTAGTTAAAAATCTAGGGGGAACACTTATGAGTAATAATATGCTTCATCTGTCCATATCATTTACATCAAACTATATCGATCTACAACATATATATGCATCATAACATGGCTCCATTTAGGTTCTCTACTTCGGGATGGTAAAATGTCCCAAAAAGTTGCCTTCGGCTTCTAGAAACTCCTCCATGTAGATCGATCGCCTAAGATACACGCCATCCATCTTCATGCAACactttttctcaatcaaaagagcttcatctttgctttgctttttaatCAACATGTGGTAACCTTCATCCACCCATACGGTAGTCATGTAGCATCTAAGAGTTACTTCTTATTTCACAGCCACGACATCAATACAATAAGCTTCTACGAACATAATAATATTGAAACGAGGAGGGGGATTTACCATTACCTACAAATCTGAAAAGATAAGGAGTGAGATACAACTATCTTAGTAAGCGAATATCTAAACCAAATATAGGAAGCAAGCTAGAGGTATAATTCATAATGCaagcaatcatatcatatacGAATCGCTTCCGATTCCTTTTCATATATGCATAACATCTgcacttttcatatcatattgcgCACTTTTTAAGACCCTCTCACCCTTGCGGATGAGGCGTGTacacatatcttatcatatcatgtcatgtggATCCACCCTTTTCATATATGCGTGAGGCCCTCTCATCCTTGCGAATGAGACATATAACataacatatcatatcatatcatatcatatcatatcatttcACCACCAAAGGTAGCAAGACCAAGGAGAGCATGCATCACAATGGTCCCGGGTTCAAGAGGTGGCCCCCATGAGACACGCGCCATCGTGTGGCACTTAGTCCCCGACCAACATATCATATACTTTTTAGGCAAGCATTAGAATAGCTAAAGCTTTACGACCTAGATAAGGGTTAGATATCACTTACCTCTAGTAGATAACCGTAAAATAAACAGATTGGCCGACCATATCGTGTTTGGCAGTGGCGTCTCCGAAGGCGGTTCAGTGATAGCGGCTTGTGGTGGTGCTTGGTGGCCgaaaaatgagggagtgagaaagagagtgttcggctagagagagggagagggagagaggtgatGGCCTAAACCCTAAGGGCATTGGTGCTATTTATAGCCTTTCTTGACTTGCTCCACAAGTCGGATTTGTCCTTATATACTTTCCATATGGCATCACCTCCTTGGAGTTTTCCCTTGGCTTATTCTCCAAgctaaaatttgacattttcattttatttgcttgACTTGTTCCCTAAGTCATATTTGTCTTTTTATGCCAACTTCTTCTCCAAGTTTTACTATGTGTCATCCTTTTATTATGCCACTTAAGACAATTTAGATTCTAGAAACTTCTCCATAACTCATACCCATTATAGggtatttttcattattattatatttatttgtcttatttatatctattaattatagtaaaattaatttattttatcttttctaaaaaatttacgggcatagaatattctagatatACCATTTGATTTTGCCACATGGCTAGCCTAAGGTATCTAAAGATCCTAGgttactttttctaattcaattttgtcttataTGCTTGGCTTGTTTCTCAAGccaaatattatattatatttctattttatttgtcttataTTTTTGACTTGTTTCCCAAGTCAGATTCGTCTTATGCTCTTTCCATATGTCGTCCTCTTATTCCAACTTGTTTTCTAAGCCTATTTTGTCTTTATATGCTAACTTGCACTCCAAGCcaattgtatttttattttatttaattcccttgagaatattctagatgccATTTCTTGTTCTCCAAGCCAATATTTTacattcaatttaattaataataatttagatGCCACTTGTCTTATTTTTAACTTATCCATTTAGCCATCCTATAATCCTATAACATTTAGCTCCTAATgatgacatatttttataattgaatttctcatctctttttctctatagGTTACACGACTATTATACATCAAAagatcatttcttttatttcatttgacaTTTAAAATAGAGATTTAATACGTAAATCTCAGTACTCCTTGATGTCGCCCAATTGAGTGCGTCCTAGGTTTCCATTTCTATTCTATAGATGCCAGGCATAACTAATGCCaatggcaatttgggcattctatttaaatgggTAAGGTTGTCTAACATTCGACCTATTATTCATTACTCTAAGATTTCGGAGGTGCAGCTTACCAAGCTTTCAAGATATCTGTGCAATTCTCTGCTTTAGGGGCCTAACAAGCTAAATGTCGGACTATCTATTTTGCCGAATGAAATCGGCTCACGTGTAATCACATTCAGAGGCGCCGCCCAACCCACTGTCCGACGCGCTCCAGCACGTATATGGTTGTCTATCGAGTCGAGAGCCACCAAAATTTTATCTCAAtttagggttggaatcacccgttCCTAAACCGATAACATAATCGAACACTATCGAGCTTCCCTCgcatgaccaattcaaattgatgcaagcTTGGTTCGTCTCGATCCTTAGTCCTCTAGCAGCACATCACACAATCCAGGATGGCTAATCCTTGACTAGTGTGTGGTTGGTACGGGGTTTTGATATAAATAGACCTTCGTCAAACCCATGGCTAGTTTAGTTGTCGACCGATGTTAGCTTGCAAATTATCCCACGGATCAATCCCTGGTCGACTTCGTGGTGATCCTATGGTCATTTCACAGCTAGGTGAGGTCGACCCATAATCAATCCATCTTTGATTTAAGGTCGACACACGATCGACCCTCAATCAATAGCATAGTCGATTGGTTTACTGAGCCATAATCCATACCGAAGGCAATTCTTTATTCCGTGGTGGCTATCTCAACATCTAGCGAGTATTTGTAATTAGTCTAAACCCAAGCTTGAACCGGCCCTAAGTTTTGGGGTACAGAGTGagcaaccaaacaaaaaattttaaaaaggaaaagaaaaacataaacatGGCAAGATCAATCATATATGGTTACCCATTCTTTCCAATATTGCAACAGATGTTCGCTCAACTACCCACACTATCGTTAAAGTATGCACGGCAATTCTTCATGATCTTCATATCTTTTGAATAAGGAAAGGACATAAAAATGTTATAAATTTCGTACGACATTGAttttggtgccaaaacttttcatCGGATCACTTAATTACGCTCCATTGATTATGGTGACGGCTGTTGAGAGTTACAGGAAATGGAGAGCAATGTGGGTCAGACATAGGCAAGACCCACGATGCAATTGAGCGAAACCTGACTAGCAAGTCCACGATCGGATCCACATTGACAAGGTCTCATGCATCAAATGAGGATATTACTAAGAGGGATCATTCCATTCAATCGGGGCATGCAAATGTTGGGATGATCAAAAAGGTCGGTGCCTAGATTTTGTTAAATGTTGGTGACTCAGTAAGCTAATACCTTTGTGAGCTATCTTAACGATATGCTTAATTTTGGAATCAATATGACTGGAATCATTGAAACTAAGAAATATCtaactttcatatttaaaatgaaatatttgggCGAAGTTAAAAAACATAATGGGGTTCACTCTTTGAGCTAAAGTGATTACATTAAAatgatattaaataaatttaaacatcttgACTCCAAAGAAATGAGTACTCCATTTGATTTCAGTATTAAATTAAATTGTAATATTGGTATAGCAATAGCATAACTTGAACATACGAGTGTTATAGGGTCTTTGATGTGTGTGATGCAATTGTACTAGACATGATATTACATTTTCCATGTGCAAGTTGAGTAGATATACTAGAAATCCAAGTATAAAAGATTAGAATGCTGCCACcagatttttttgttatattaataGAACTAAAAATTGGGGATTGTTCTATAAAAATTATATGGCTGCATTAGAAGGGTAAAACGATGCTAGTTGGATTATAAGCGTGGGagacaaaaattttatttttggatggATCTTCGTGTTAGGTGGATGTGCTACATCTTAAGCGAGCAAGAAATAAACATGCATAACTCATTCAACAGTGgaatatgaattaattgctttgGCAGCAACTGGTAAAGATGCTCAATGGATAAGAAATTTAATGTTGAACTTCAAATTATGGCCTAGTTCTATTCCTCTTATTTCATTCACTGTGATAGTCAGACTACTTTGGCAAGGGCATAAAATAGCACttataatggtaagtctagacATATCAATCAAAAACATGAGTACATGAGACAATTAGTTCAAAATGGTATCATGACAATTGTCTATGTGAGGTCAAGCAAGAATTTGGTCCATCCCTTTACAAACGCTCTACCAAGGGATGTGGTAAAAtgacctcaaaagaaatggggctGAAATCATTTGACCAAAATCAATAGTAATGATAACCCTACATAATACTAGTATAACACTAGTCATAAGGTTtaatgggtaaaaacaagttactaaaatgattgtttgataCTAACGCTAGCTCGAACATAAGAAGTCAGTATCGTTTGTTACATTATTAGAAGCTGAGTTATACTCTCAATGACATATAATACGAATTAGTAATGTGTTTACTAGTAATAGAAAAACGTGGTAAATTCTTAACCAAGATGAGCTGAGAAATAGTACTGTTCTTACAAAAGATAACTCATGAAATAGGAACAAACACAATGCCATGATAGTATAGCAAATTACAAAACTTCTTGTTGAAACAAGAGACTAGCATATGTGTGGTATGTTTGATTCTATTATTTaaagtaacaagtttaaagctaCAACTATTTAAACTTTTATAGAATTTTGAGATACTTGCACTAAATAAATGTTTAATCAAAAGAGACCTTTATATTAATCTTATGGAAATTTGGctgtatatttttaaaattttattttgtgattttgctataaaaaaaaaaacgggggatcgttgatattttttgtaaaacaaactaaaaggTGCCTTGTCTCACATTGAAAAGAATAAGTGCGCCATGGACTCAATTTGACACTAATCCACaattatggattttttatttattaaaataacTGTTATTTCCTAGCAAAATAGTACCGCTGTTCACAAAGTAGGTACaactatttttattgttttatacTTTCAAATTTAATAGTAATAAAATAACCATGATGTCCTAGCAAAAAGTTGGCTATTCACAAACGAGttacaattatttttattatttaatttcaaatttttacttcttcaaaacGAAGAAGTGTCTTCTTCCACTCGGTTACTTATTCACGGTTATTTCAAGGGAATGCAACCTTCAAAAGGTTGTATATATTCTGGCATAattgttcaaatttgaaaggTCGTGTATGTTCAAAGATTTTCGCTATAAATTATTGAATGTGTCTGTCCAATTCATAACAccaacttccattttcatttcttttcaaagatATACAATTATCTTTTTCAATTGCTTCCCTTTGAGAGTTCTTGGGGAAATATTAGAATTACTAACTAATATTCTCGGTGGAGATTTCGTTGTATGCCAAAGGACATTTGCTAGTAGCCATTAGCAATGTCGTGGAGAAAATAATTCCTCAAAGAAAATGAATCCACACCTCAAAGTTTGATTTCATTCTATTTGTACCCATTCGGCAACTTGGTAAGTGTTCCTACATCATCTTGAATTGACAACTCAATATGACCATATGATGCACCATGAGAAGAACGGGCCCTTGCTCAATCCAGCTGAACTTGAATGGCGCAGGACATCAAAACAATATACAAGGAAACCAAAGATTTAAATATGATCAATCTCACTTATTGTAGGGCATAAGAatacctcaagtgtcaatatttgtgtacatcgctcactttgatgccaatattttttttatcacttaagtgccaaattggagaaaaaacggtcactttagtgccaacgacgAGAAATTCTAGCGACCTCACTAgggttggcacttaaataattatttttcaaaagaaaattgacactTGAGTGATTAGAAAAAGTTCACTTTAGTGTcacggagaaaaaacgatcactttagtgccaatggcaagaaattccggcgatctcgcccgagttggcacttaaataatcattttaaaaaaaattagcacttaagtgatctaaaaaaaattgacaccaaaatgaatatcgtacacaaatattagtacttgaggtgtctttttttcccttaatgtAGCACACATAGGGGGAACTCATTATTTGCGGATATTTTCTTTATGTGCGAACACCCTACATAGGAAGTGAATCAACAGCTTGGTAAGTGTTTTCCTTGACATTTATAGGAAGCGAACAGAAATCTATTGTGTTGGCAACTATTGAATTGCCAACACAATATTTGAACATATAATCGCCTCAAGAAGAACTGGCCCTTGCTCAATCCAGCAGAACTTGGATCGCGCAGGGCTTCGAGACATTATAGAAGGAAACCGACTATTTAAATGGGATTGAAGAAGTCCCACTTACATATCAGATGacatacttttccttttcttggaaaGAGGATAGGTCAAAGTGAGCGGCATTCTATTGTAGCAGTTGTGGAATAATTCCTCTCTCGGAATAAGAAATTAACTACCACATAGGAGACTTGGTATGGATCTGGGAAAGGTTGCTTGTCAGAGAAAATTTAGTACTGGGTCAAAACCACCATCATCTATAAAAGGGATAATGTCTCCATTCGAGACATCTCGCTTCTATCTCAAGCGAACAACAGAGGAAGATATCAAAGCCCCGACCCTCCGGCGCACAACGGCAATGAAGCTTCTCCCAATTAGCCTTCTCGTCTTTGCTCTGGCAGCTGTCGCCGCTTTTGCCTACGACCCGAGTCCACTTCAGGATTTCTGCGTGGCCATCAATGATCCCAAAGGTTGGAGCTCTGCTCTAGCGTCACTCATAGATTTCTGTTCTAATGATCCTAAAGGAATTGCTCCAAAAAGAGTTTATGCTTAGCCAAGCCTAATAACAAGAATTCTGTTTGTTATGCagtatttgtgaatggaaagttttGCAAGGACCCAAAACAAGTCACAGCAGATGACTTCCTCTTTAAGGGGTTCAGATACCCGGGGAATACCGCGAACCCGCTTGGATCGAAAGTCACTCCTGCTTTTGTGGACCAATTTCCAGGACTCAACACTCTCGGCATTTCCATGGCTCGTATCGACTTCGCTCCAGGTGGCCTGaaccctccccacactcaccCACGTGGGACCGAGATTCTGGTCGTAGCTGAGGGCACACTGCTTGTCGGCTTCGTCACGTCCAACCAATTGAACAACACTCTACTCACCAAAGTCTTGTACAAAGGGGATGTGTTTGTGTTCCCAATCGGTCTCATCCACTTCCAGCTGAACATCGGAAAGGCCCCCGCACTGGCCTTTGCCGCTCTGAGCAGCCAGAACCCAGGAGTCATTACCATCGCTAATGCGGTCTTCGGATCGAAGCCACCCATTTCGGCGGATGTtctcaccaaggccttccaagTGGACAAGAAGGTGGTTGACTACCTCCAAGCGCAGTTTTGGTATGACAACAACTAAAGTGGATGCATTGACCTCCAAGACATAGGATTACCGTTATATTCTCCATACGTGATTGCTTAGATTGACGATTGCTTCTCAATAAGGAATTGCTCTTTATGTAACTGATCATGAATGTCTGAAGTAATAAACCATCATTCTTTAGGATAGATTTGAGCCGGGCATGCTTCGGTTGATGCTTAATTGATTTGTTCTTTTACTTCCAATGGATTATGATTATGTGGTGGCACTTTCTCCCAAGGAAATTTGTGTTTTATCATATTTCATGCTGGAGTTTGTATTATCTGTTGTCTCCATTTGCATGGATTGCTATGTAATCGTGAgcactcaaaaataaaataaaataaaataactatgAGTAATGTTATACTTACTAAATGACATGGCAGTCTATGTGGCATGTGACATGTGATCAACAATCAAACTAAAGACCgtaaacaaagaacaaaaaaaaaaaaaaaaataaaaaggccaagatcgatcaaagaaaatttaattttatatatcATTATCCTTCCTTTCCAATGATGCGACAAATATCCACTGATCTGTTAGCGCACCTATCATCAAGGTATGCACAATAGTCCTCGAAGCTCTTCATATAGTTTGAATGCAAGTGCAACAAGTAAAGGAAATCAATTCCTTGAGTGCCCATGGACTATAGATGCACATCCTGCCCCCTGCCCCGTTGAACATAATGTCGACAAAGCTAAGAAGGgtaaatgatgaagaagacggcGAATTTCTCTCAGTCTTTTTCCTACGATTTGCTGTTAAATTTTTAAAGGGAGAATGTTGGTTTACGAGTTGTACGTTTAGACTTCGGACATTTTTTATATCGATTGTtgatttaattagatttaattgGTCATGAAATTAGTAATGTCGACAGAGAAGGGTAAAATAGAGAGTGCCTTAATTTTCAGCCCAATTGGCGGCCCATTTAATTAGCTATGAATGGTACTTAAAAAAGTTGACTGCTAAGATTAGAAAATTGCtcctgtcatttttttttatcttgaatgGCAGGCTTGCAGCTGCTTGAAATGTGTACATAATTATACTCGAGTCACGccatattttaaaaattcttaTGTCGTTTAAGTTCATTTCCATTCAGCGGTGTCGTGTTGATGTTCCTGAATATGTTATATTATCGAgggaaaaagacaaacaaaaaatctaaaattatgTCCGCGGTGACACATCTtcccctaacttttttttttgtgacgacAAAATCTCAAATAATACCCACTATGACACACTTTTTTGTaacatcaaaaacctcaaacatgtaccttataataaatttaccctatatCAAGACTCCATCAAAGGATTTTCCAGCTGAAatgacttcatttttatttcacttaagccaCGTGGGCAGATTTTATCTCATTTAAGCCGCGTCGTTTTTATGTCCACAACGTTTGTATTTAGCAGTCCATGTaggcaaatttttaattgtgttcATTGATAGAACCTTGACAgagggtaaatgggtcacaCATGTACGAGTTTGGGAATTTCGATATCTTcaagaaaagtttagggtaaatatatGACAACAAGGATAGTCTGGGTTCATTTGTGGCTGTTTCCTTGTTATCAATTAAAGTTCAATTAGCTAAATATTGTGtccaataaaaaatccaaaccaatccaaaaatttagccctctcaagatatttaaaatcttttttttggcGAATTACTACAAAACAGATCtggaatttaaaataaaataccaCTTATGCCCTTTTGATGATAAgatgcaaaatgaaaattcattgcTCATACTTGATGTAAGCTTCTCAATGTGATATAGAGTTTCTTCTCAATAAACAAGCAATTGTACAAGTATCCAATTGTACAGGTTAATGAACAAACACAATTGTTCTTGTGAACAACTGACTAATGGTTGTCAAACCAGTTCTGTTCCTGGAGATAGTTGATCAGTTTGTTGTCCACTTGGAAAGCCTTTGTGAGGGCATCGACATTGATCGGCGGCTTTGACGCAAAGACTGAATTCGCGATTGTTATGAGTCCCGGGTTCTGGCTGCTCAAGAACGCAAAGGCCAGTGCATTCGTTTGTCCAGTGTTCAGCTGGAAGTGAATGAGGCCTTGTGGAAACACGAAAACGTCTCCTTTGGTTAGGACTTTGGTAAAGAGAGTGTTGTTTAATTGGTTGGATGTCATGAAACCGACGTGGAGCGTGCCCTCCATGACCGCCAGCATCTCCGTGCCACGAGGATGAATGTGGGGAGGGTTCAGACCGTATGGAGCAAAGTCAAGGCGGGCCATGGCGATGCCTAGTGTGTTGAGTCCTGGGAATTGGTCGACGAAAGCAGTCGTGACTTTGGATCCGAGCTGATTCGATGTGTTCCCTGGATATCtgaactttgtaaagaagaaatCATCTGCCAAGGCGAGCTTCGGGTCCTTGCAGAACTTCCCATTCACAAACACCGCAGAGTTGGGGTCGTTCACCGCGACACAGAAGTCCTGAAGAGGGCTCGTGTCAGAGGCAAAGGCACACGATGATGCCAAGGCCAAAAGGACAAATGTTGGAAAGAACTTCATGGCagaaaaatttctgggcttggtTTTGTCTGTGTCGGAAATTTTGTTTCGTTGAGGATTGATGTGAATTGCTGCCTGTTAGCAACTTCATTTATAGGAGTTAGTCATTTGACTTGGTCCCAGCAATTGGCCTGCAGAAAGCGGCTGAAGCCAGGAACGCTGCCAAGTCcacaaaaattatttattccTCCATGTTGTTTGCGTGCGAAAATAAACGCGTTCTCATCGAGAATTAGTCATTCAAtctttataaaattttcagattttctaGTCTATAATGGATGCATAGGGCTAGTTCAACTTTAAATGACACTTTCGAATTTTTAGAGCACGGGTATCCAGAcatagaaaattatgaaaatgacGCAGCGTACAGCGAAGATAATAAGCAAATTCTTGCCTAaaagagaaatctcaaaaagtctgataataaaataataatgatcATCCCCAAAAACGTCACAAACACACCTTTTGGAGGGTGTTAACCTTAATCCTAATCCTAAtaggattctaaacatcaaaatccaaaattacaaaactgccaTTAATAGTAAAACAAAtccccgaaaatactaaaaaaaataggaaaaccaatCTAGACTATCCcgaatcgccaaaatccatcgtCGAGCGTTTGCTTTTAGCCggccgaatttgagctcgatctAATGTCGTCGACCATGTCCGCCGATTCTTAGCACAttaccgtttcgccttccgattagatttatgCCTATCCAATCGATCtagaaacgcactactaatacatttcgcatcagaaaatttcaaataagggtccgaagtgccctcattttctcaaataagagcattggatcttatttcaaataagggcttgaagtgccattattgcctcaaataagggcctaaagtggacACTgcttcaaaaaagggcccgaaatgGCCATATCGGTCTAAAAAAAGGCAATCCTCGCCTATGGTCGGTGGTGGGGTAGCTAGCCCAACCCTCCCGCctttgtacttttctttttttaatttttaatttaatttaactaaaaattatgttaagtttatattttgaagaaaatgccattggGGCGGCGAATATTTATCTACTAATCACCAACAaggttaggcccttatttgaaatagccaTGGCCACTTGAGCCATTATTTCAAACTGTTATCCTCATTTAAAATAAGAACATTAgaccattttttgagaaaatgatggtacttggggcccttatttagagttttttgaGGCTATTTAAGGTTAGAATATCACCTAAAGGAGGGAGAACATGTGattttaacaaaatttgataaattaatgTGGAAATAACACAATCAAGTTGAGTATTATAAAAAACCAGTGAGAACAAAGTATGAATATTATTAGTGGTATGATGATATTCACCGATGCGCAAGATTCTATCAAAAGTAATTAGCAAGAGTTGAGAAATAGAGAAATTTGCATACATAATTTGTAGTGCTTCGGCTTAGTGCAAGCCTACATCCTGTCTCCTACGATGATAACCCATTGGATTCCATTGGACAATCGAGTAGAGGTTATAGAAGTAAGCGACAATACTCAAGTTTGATAGGCTTCACTATCTCTCACGATCACTCTTTCAATGGCTCTCAAGTATTACAATTTGAAGCTCACAAAAGACAAGtatgaagctctcttgaactgtggaattttgatttttgattctTGATCTCACTTTTTCTCTTCAGCACCtcggtctccttttatactcattcacTTCCAATTTACCCGTTAGACAGTCCTCAAAGCATCACTCTCCAGTCAACCCATGAACGAGATTGCTTAAAGAAAATGGAGGAGTCGTTGAGGAATAAAATCAGAAACTCCGTTGATAGGCTCCCCATACAAACCAATCTTGGTTTTCATAAGTAGGGTAGCTTGCCTTGGAATGATTGGAAATCAATCAAAGATGTCTTGCATTGTGTCGCAAAATAATCTTTAAGCTTGAAGATCAAGCAATGCTTTCTATACCAGGAAATCCGAGCCAAATTACTAGCTTTAACAATATATAAGCAATGAAGTTTGATCTGAATATATAAATCCATAAGTGGACTTTGTAATTTGATGATATTTAGCTCTCACATAGAATTTGATGGTATCAAATGCCTTGATAATATATTTGGGAATAAGCTCTGATGATATTCTTGCCATTACTTTGGTAATATCTATGATGTAACTTTTTGAGAGGATTCAACAAACTTCACTTTCTGAAGAAAACCACTTAGATGCATTTATTATCTTCAGGATAAACTAaggataattttgtcatcttcaaaatatattaGGAAGTTTTCTCAACAGAGGCATTTGTTGTGGATATTCTCTTTATGTGTGAAACACCCTGCATGTTTGTATAAGAAACTAAGCACGATATCCATAGAAGTGAATCGGCAGCCAGGCAAGTGTTTTCCTAGTGAAGGATGGAGAGACGGAGGATGGAGATCCATGTGAAAACACTGCTACCTACATCATTTGCAATTGACA includes these proteins:
- the LOC125315169 gene encoding germin-like protein subfamily 1 member 7; protein product: MKLLPISLLVFALAAVAAFAYDPSPLQDFCVAINDPKVFVNGKFCKDPKQVTADDFLFKGFRYPGNTANPLGSKVTPAFVDQFPGLNTLGISMARIDFAPGGLNPPHTHPRGTEILVVAEGTLLVGFVTSNQLNNTLLTKVLYKGDVFVFPIGLIHFQLNIGKAPALAFAALSSQNPGVITIANAVFGSKPPISADVLTKAFQVDKKVVDYLQAQFWYDNN
- the LOC125315184 gene encoding germin-like protein subfamily 1 member 14 isoform X1; its protein translation is MKFFPTFVLLALASSCAFASDTSPLQDFCVAVNDPNSAVFVNGKFCKDPKLALADDFFFTKFRYPGNTSNQLGSKVTTAFVDQFPGLNTLGIAMARLDFAPYGLNPPHIHPRGTEMLAVMEGTLHVGFMTSNQLNNTLFTKVLTKGDVFVFPQGLIHFQLNTGQTNALAFAFLSSQNPGLITIANSVFASKPPINVDALTKAFQVDNKLINYLQEQNWFDNH
- the LOC125315184 gene encoding putative germin-like protein 2-1 isoform X2 encodes the protein MKVRYFLVSILALASSCAFASDTSPLQDFCVAVNDPNSAVFVNGKFCKDPKLALADDFFFTKFRYPGNTSNQLGSKVTTAFVDQFPGLNTLGIAMARLDFAPYGLNPPHIHPRGTEMLAVMEGTLHVGFMTSNQLNNTLFTKVLTKGDVFVFPQGLIHFQLNTGQTNALAFAFLSSQNPGLITIANSVFASKPPINVDALTKAFQVDNKLINYLQEQNWFDNH